Part of the Halalkalibacter krulwichiae genome is shown below.
GGATCGTAATCGGTTTTGGATTATCGACACCTAATACAATTTTGTCAGGATGTAACATATCAGCAATCGCTGTTCCTTCCCTTACAAATTCCGGGTTCGAAACAACATCGAAATATTCTCTTCCAAGTCCCCCTTCTTCAAACATATTTATCATTTGTTCATTCGTTCCAATAGGTACTGTACACTTCGTTAGAATGACTTTATAAGAATCTATTAATGGAATAAGATCTTTTGCTACATCTAAATAAAAAGTTAGGTTTGTACTTTTATCCATGCCTCGTTCGGTTGTTACCGTGATAAAAACAATTGTACTTTTCTTCACCGCTTCCTTGAAATTTGTCGTAAATTTTAATGTCCCTCGTTCGGTATTTTTTAAAATAAGCGACTCTAAGCCAGGTTCGTAGATAGAGCTTTTACCATCTAGTAATCTCTTTATCTTTTCATTGTCATAATCTACACAAAACACTTTATGTCCAAAGTCGGCTAATACAGCTGAAGTCGTTAATCCAACATAATCTGCGCCAATCACACATACATTCATAGCTTCGACTCCTCACAATAAGATAAAACCCAATTTTTATATCTTATTAGAAGCCATAAAGATGAGTGTCGGCTAATAGCCTATATGTGTAAACGCCCTTTTAAAAATGGACTACTTCCAAATACTCATTTAAGAGAATAAGATATCAAGACTAATAAGCACTTTCAAAAAAGGGAGGGGAATCATGCATATTAAGAAGGCCATTATACCTGCTGCTGGTTACGGAACTAGAAGCCTCCCGATTACAAAAGTAATCCCAAAAGAAATGTTTCCGATTAAAGGAAAACCAGCTATACATTATATCGTCGAAGAAGCGATTACTGCTGGAATTGAAGAAATTTTGATTATCGTTTCCCGAAATAAAAATATGATTATTGATTACTTTGACCGATCACTTGAATTAGAATCGTTTCTAGAAAAGAGCAATAAGCTTCATCTATTAAAAAAGCTCTCCTTACCAAATATTCACATACAATATACACGTCAACCCTTTGCCCGTGGACTTGGTGATGCTATTTCATTAGGTGAGCCGTTTGTGAACAATGAACCGTTTGCTGTCCTGCTCCCCGATGACATCTTTTTAGGAGCTAGTTTAAATGAACTTATAGATGTATATAAAGAAACCCAAAAGAGTGTAATTGGAATACAATCTGTTGCTGAATCCGAGCTCCATCAATACGGCGTCATTGCTGGAAAACAACTAGGTACACATTTGTATCAAGTTACAGATCTTGTTGAAAAACCACAAACATCTCCTCCTTCGAAATTAGCAGTCGTCGGTCGCTATGTTCTAAATCCTGACATATTTACTTACTTACAAAAAGTAAAACCTGGTAGAGGTGGAGAGATTCAACTTACAGATGCATTGCAATTAATGGTTTCTGACCTCGACTGTTATGGCCGTGAATTAAATGGAAAACGCTATGATATCGGTAAGGATATTGACTATTTTGAGCTATTAAAAAAGGTATACAATCAGAATAATCATTAAAAAAACAGGTTCAACCACTTCCGTTGAACCTGTTTGCTATAAATTCTCTCGTCGCTTAAGAGTCCTTTTAATAAACTGCCAAGAGAAATATAATGCTATAACCATAAGCAACTTAATCGTAATCGCGAAAATGACCGTTTCTTTCGTCACTATTTTATCGCCTCTCTTTCTTAATAAGGATTGACGAGCTTTGTTTTTTCTATTCATCTAATAAATAAAAACACTAAAAGCAACAATCAAGCATAAATTGTCTAATTCTGAATATGATGCTAATTGTCATATACATTTGTTACGTTTACTTTTTTTAAAAATGGTTAAACTAGTAATGGAGGTTTCATTTACCTTAACATTAACTTAAACAGACACGTCAATATTCCTTTAAAGGAGCTGATTAGTATGAAGAGATTCCATGTTTTCGTAGAATTTATAAGCGGAATAAAAATTGATTTCACTACTAAGTCAGATATTAGAAAGGAAATGTTTCGCCAAAAGATTGACGGTGAGGATTGTATCGTAACAGATGACAATATTGTCTTAAATGTCTCTAAAATAAAGGCCTTAAAGATTCAAAAGGTTAACCGATATACAGCTTAATAACAAAGAAAGGCAGGAATCATTAGATTCCTGCCTTTCTACTTTTATCTATTATCTACCGTTTCCGGATACAAGTCATGGTTCATCATGCGGTATTCAGCCATTTTTTCATACTTTGTTCCAGGCTTGCCATAATTTGTATAAGGATCGATGCTAATACCACCACGCGGGGTAAACTTTCCCCATACTTCAATATATCGCGGATCCATTAACTCAATTAAATCATTCATAATAATATTCATACAATCTTCGTGGAAATCAAAGAACTGCAAACCTAGTTGTATCAACAGATTGAGAAATTACTGATTATGTTGGTTGCTTTTATGGTCACTTAATTTGAACAAATCATCAAATTTACTTATCGCTTCACGCTGCATAGATGGCAAAGCGTGGCTATAGACTCCTAGGGTAATATTCACATTTTTATGCCCCAGCCTCTCTTGAATTATCTTAGGGTTGACATTCTTAGAAAGTAAGTATGTTGAATGTGTATGCCTTAAATCATGCAATCTAATCTTTGGTAAATTTAATTGTTCAATTGTTACCTTAAAAGCCCTCCTGAAATTGTTAGGATGTACCCAATTACCAGTTTGTGTACAAACAACTAAATCATACTTGAGATAAGTATTACCTACAATTTTTATTTCATTTTCAAGGAACGATTTATGTTGCTTCAAAGACTCTACTAAAGAATCAGAAATATAAATAACTCTAATTGCAGAAGTGGTTTTTCCTTCATCAACAAAATTATAACTGTTATTATCATTTCTAGCTAATGTTTGTCGAACATATATCATTTTATTTTCAAGGTCAACATCTTTCCATCTTAGTCCAAGAACTTCTGACATTCTCATACCTGTTTGAATTGATATACTAAAACCTATGAAATGTCTGGTTATATTGAGAATCTTGTTCGGTGCATCTAAGAATTTATAAATATCTTCTTCATCCCAAACACGAATCTTTTTAACTTCTCTAGGTAGCGAGATATCTGACAAAACATCTTCCTTTAACAATCCTTTTCTCATTGCCTTTTTAAGCACCTCAGCAACTACCCCATAAGCTGATCTTATTGTTGCAGGTGCTAACCCTCTTTCTTTATGTAAAGTCATGATATAGCTCTGTATTAGCTCCTCGCCTATGTCCTTGACTTTGACTTCACCTAAATAAGGGAGAATATTGTAATTTAATTGTTCTTGATAATTCCTAATTGTACTTGGTCTTAATTTTACTTTCTTAGCTTCAAACCACTTATTAATAAAGGATTCAAGCTTGAAATTATTAGAGTTTACAACGTTATTGTTATTCTCTAAATCTAATTTCAATT
Proteins encoded:
- a CDS encoding site-specific integrase; translated protein: MASIKKDESGKYYFVLNIAKDPETGKRKQLKRRGFSSKKEAELALSKLKLDLENNNNVVNSNNFKLESFINKWFEAKKVKLRPSTIRNYQEQLNYNILPYLGEVKVKDIGEELIQSYIMTLHKERGLAPATIRSAYGVVAEVLKKAMRKGLLKEDVLSDISLPREVKKIRVWDEEDIYKFLDAPNKILNITRHFIGFSISIQTGMRMSEVLGLRWKDVDLENKMIYVRQTLARNDNNSYNFVDEGKTTSAIRVIYISDSLVESLKQHKSFLENEIKIVGNTYLKYDLVVCTQTGNWVHPNNFRRAFKVTIEQLNLPKIRLHDLRHTHSTYLLSKNVNPKIIQERLGHKNVNITLGVYSHALPSMQREAISKFDDLFKLSDHKSNQHNQ
- a CDS encoding UTP--glucose-1-phosphate uridylyltransferase, with product MHIKKAIIPAAGYGTRSLPITKVIPKEMFPIKGKPAIHYIVEEAITAGIEEILIIVSRNKNMIIDYFDRSLELESFLEKSNKLHLLKKLSLPNIHIQYTRQPFARGLGDAISLGEPFVNNEPFAVLLPDDIFLGASLNELIDVYKETQKSVIGIQSVAESELHQYGVIAGKQLGTHLYQVTDLVEKPQTSPPSKLAVVGRYVLNPDIFTYLQKVKPGRGGEIQLTDALQLMVSDLDCYGRELNGKRYDIGKDIDYFELLKKVYNQNNH